In a genomic window of Carassius gibelio isolate Cgi1373 ecotype wild population from Czech Republic chromosome A3, carGib1.2-hapl.c, whole genome shotgun sequence:
- the ifnphi1 gene encoding interferon phi 1 isoform X4, translating into MKQTQMWTYICVIFVTLLSQCSACRWLGRYRMVNADSLTLIEKMGGHPGAVKVRFPGHLYNLIGDAKVEDQVRFLVLNLDQIINLMDAKEHMNPEQWKLVEYFLKDLHRQSSELKECVAQYQKPSHLESYKKKITRHFRTLKKSLKKEKYSSHAWEQIRRAVKTHLQRMEIIANNANKSLARV; encoded by the exons ATGAAACAAACTCAAATGTGGACATATATTTGTGTGATATTTGTAACTCTGCTGAGTCAATGCTCCGCTTGCAGATGGCTCGGCAGATACAGGATGGTGAACGCCGATTCTCTGACACTGATTGAGAAAATG GGTGGACATCCTGGGGCTGTTAAGGTGCGATTTCCAGGACACCTGTACAACTTGATTGGAGATGCTAAG GTGGAGGACCAGGTGAGGTTTCTTGTCTTGAACTTAGATCAGATCATCAACCTCATGGATGCCAAAGAACACATGAATCCAGAGCAATGGAAACTAGTGGAATATTTCCTAAAAGACCTGCACAGGCAGTCATCTGAGCTCAAAGAATGT GTGGCCCAATACCAAAAGCCGTCACATTTGGAGTCATATAAGAAAAAGATAACAAGGCACTTCAGGACTTTAAAGAAGAGTTTAAAGAAAGAA AAATATAGTTCTCACGCATGGGAGCAGATCCGGAGAGCAGTGAAAACCCACCTTCAGAGGATGGAGATCATCGCAAACAATGCAAACAAGTCCCTGGCAAGAGTTTAA
- the ifnphi1 gene encoding interferon phi 1 isoform X12, with amino-acid sequence MVNADSLTLIEKMGGHPGAVKVRFPGHLYNLIGDAKVEDQVRFLVLNLDQIINLMDAKEHMNPEQWKLVEYFLKDLHRQSSELKECVAQYQKPSHLESYKKKITRHFRTLKKSLKKEKYSSHAWEQIRRAVKTHLQRMEIIANNANKSLARV; translated from the exons ATGGTGAACGCCGATTCTCTGACACTGATTGAGAAAATG GGTGGACATCCTGGGGCTGTTAAGGTGCGATTTCCAGGACACCTGTACAACTTGATTGGAGATGCTAAG GTGGAGGACCAGGTGAGGTTTCTTGTCTTGAACTTAGATCAGATCATCAACCTCATGGATGCCAAAGAACACATGAATCCAGAGCAATGGAAACTAGTGGAATATTTCCTAAAAGACCTGCACAGGCAGTCATCTGAGCTCAAAGAATGT GTGGCCCAATACCAAAAGCCGTCACATTTGGAGTCATATAAGAAAAAGATAACAAGGCACTTCAGGACTTTAAAGAAGAGTTTAAAGAAAGAA AAATATAGTTCTCACGCATGGGAGCAGATCCGGAGAGCAGTGAAAACCCACCTTCAGAGGATGGAGATCATCGCAAACAATGCAAACAAGTCCCTGGCAAGAGTTTAA